ATCTTTTCAAATAAACCGGACATTACATGTCATACCCCATGAATCATATTACTATATGTTGCTATCATTCTTATAATAATCATTGAAactatatatttatgtatttactGTTTATTTATACTAAATAATCAAATTAGGTAATACCTAGGAAGATTATGGATCACAGGGAAAACATTTGTACTATGCATGCTATCTAGCGATATATTcctattttatttgtattttcacATCTGTTTACTATTCGGTTTATTGCACTTTATACTTGAGTGTTTTGGTTGACAAGCTCTCTGTTTCTATCTCAGGTACATGAtattagcaacaacaacagtatcgatttttgtaaaatatgttttctaTGTCACTGACATACTTATGGAGGGACAGTGGGATAAGAAACCAGTCTTCACATTTTACCTGGACCTTGTTAGGGACTTGCTGCACTTGTCCATGTATCTGTGCTTcttctttgttatttttgtgtaaGTGACTAGTCAATTCTTATGTATATATCTATTTATATAAGATAGAGATAATAGTCTCTGTTTTTGTGTGTCTTGTTGAGATTTACTCATTTAACTATTGGGTTGCACTTCAAATTTAGTTTACGGTCTTAACTCTTAATTAACATTTGACAATGATTTTTGGGGTTTCTTTTTCACTGACATGCAACATTTGCTTtatgttttcatattcattttattttggtttgattACATGTTTGTTTAACCTTCCACTAGTTATCTTTTTTACCTACTAACTTAAAGTTGATCTATCAGAAACTATGGAATTCCCTTGCACCTAATACGGGAGCTATACGAGACATTTAGGAACTTCAAAGCTCGCATTGCAGATTACATTAGATATCGTAAGATCACTTCAAATATGAATGATCGCTTTCCAGAAGCAACCTCCGAAGAGCTCAATGCGTGAGTTCTAAACTTGATATAGCATATCAACTTATTAATTTTATGCATATgaaattttacatattttttaaatggctATGCAGTAGTGATGCAACTTGTATTATCTGTCGTGAAGAGATGACTGCAGCCAAGAAACTGATATGCGGACATCTTTTTCATGTTCATTGCCTTCGATCATGGCTAGAGCGACAACACACTTGCCCTACTTGCAGAGCCTTGGTTGTACCCCCAGAAAATGGAACAACTGTTGCTGGAGGTCAGCAAGGATCACAATCAGATGGTCATCAACAGGGTAATAATCATATGATAATCACTCACTGTATGTAGGACGgtattcataaaaaattgaatataataTCTGtacagttaaaaaaattatgtttcttGATGCTTGCTTTGTCAATTTAACTTGGGACAGGCACTGGAAGTACAGGTCAAACCGAGCTTGGTAATGGGGTGGCAACTGATAGTTTGAGTCGGCATCAAGCTAGACTCCAAGCAGCTGCTGCTGCAGCTTCAATATATGAGAAGTCTTATGTTTATCCTCCCGCAACTTCTTTTGTACGGTACGGCGTTCATGCTCGGACGTTGGGCCCTTTTGGATTTGCTTCTTTTTGAGCTTATACAGaacaacttatgcaaataaataagcttttatgtattattcataagcttgtcaagttaatttatgaaaaaacagcttatgaagatacaatttttcgttagtataaatatgtaaaattaaagcttatttatttgcataagctaatTTTCATAATCTCAAAAATAGCCAATCCAAACGAGCCCAAtatcccctttttttttttttggaaatgcttatgaaatatgTGCTATGTTTTGGCTGGTTATAATTGATCTAACTACCTACAGCTACGCAGAGTATAGCACCAAGGCCTGTTCATATGAGAGCCTTGTGTAATACTCTTCTGAATAGTTCTCAGTCTCCATAATTCCTCTCACATATTTTGCTTCATTTTCGATTGCATTTCTATATTTTATACTTCGAAAGCATGTAATTTTAATCTTAGGGCCTGACGGCCTAAGATTATTTTCCCCTATTGTTTTCCTGTTTTGATTATTCATTTCCTTTCGAGAAAGTTTTTGAAAGATTGAGTATGCTCTGGTGACAATGAGATTTGcttcatttcatttttactCATTATTTTTCCACCTAGTTCACATGTTTGCTAAGTTGGCTGTTTAATAAAGCAAAGTAACATTTTGTGGTCTTGCTTTTCATAGATTACGTCAACTCAAAATATTGATAATACTGAATTAGTCTTTAAAATGTTTTAATACTAAGTAAGTGTGGCTTTTTCTCAAATTTACAGATCTCCTGGGTACACTAATTATCCCCCGGTTGCTGCTGAATCTACCAGTGTTGATCTTAATGGAGAACAAGCTTCCAGTCAACAAGCACAAAATCAGTTTCATATCCCTGGTGGGCCAATAAATGCACCCTTTCCTTCAACAGGACATTTCCATTATCTTCCTTCCCAACCATACATGGCCCCTTTGAATTATGGAGAGGGGTTTGAAAATGATCCAAATATCTCAAAATCTCAGCTGGAagctcataaaaaaattctacaacAACAGATTGAGGTACAATTACacttattctttttctttcactgtgtaattagtttgtttgataaaaaaattgaattgcaTATTTTGAGTGGAGATGAAATTGATTATAGTAACTCACGATAGATCTCCCCTCTCCCACTTTTAAACAGATTCTGCAAAATCAGCTACAGAATCTGCAGAGCACAGAGGCTAAGAGAAGTGTAGATGACGGCGCACCATCATCAGAAAGCAAAGGCAAGCTTAGCTCTTCCTCGGAGATTCAAGATGGAAAAGCATAAAGTCAATTGTGTATGTCTTGTCCTATAGCAGGAGAATACCAAATGTAGATATAGAAAGAGGAAAATACTGATATTGTAAATGCACAGTGCCCCTTAAAATTGATTTCTTTGGTTTTTTTAGATGTCGACTGAAAAATATTGCTGACTATTTTGTCATAAGTATCGATAATATGTGATGACTTCCCGGTTATAAATGGCATGCATATGTTGATGCAAGTAACTGGGATTAGTGGATAGTCCCATATTGAAGAAGTGAGAGCTTTAGTGGGATAGGGTTAGGGGGAAAGAGAAATTTTCAAGTTTGTTTAAAATAGTGAGTTTatagagaatgataaatgaatgttTACCACTAATATATTGTTAATGTTAAGagtattataacaacatatattagaTTTAAAGAATTTATGATAGTCCTAAAAAATCCTCAAAAATCATAATACAATACATTTTGAATTCATCAAATTACCGAGATTTTGTATCATGAAAAAAAGTTAGAAAAGCTTTCTCCACTTAATATCCCAATTCCTTACacttcttcctttcttttccAAAGTCTTTTTTCCTTGAATCTTCCAAATAGAGCCTAAGTGCATCATTGGAAATTCTATTCATAAATTAGTCAACGATTCTATAAGACAAACTTAAATTAGTCattgagattaaaaaaattaacctaTAAAACACTATTCAAATTAGTAAATTAGTGTCTGATTCTCTTAAGTTAGTCATTGAgattaaaaaaatccaaagaaCATGAATCTATAAAACGCTATTCAACTAATGTGATTATGCAACGACAACTGGACTCCATCACCATGTGTATGTGTTGACATTTAGTTACTTTGTCTCTATCTTTTTGATAATCACTcgttatttttcttcaaaataatttattttaattattcattaataatttcttctaatcaaaataaatcaaagttGACATGAATATACTTCCCCTTTTTTCTTGTTATTCCATTTTCTACATTTTTGTCTTCTTCCTCAAACCCCTTCGCATAAATGGTGTTTTGCAAGTTTGAGAGAAATAGATACAAAAAATAGCTagtgggtcccaccatcattaattatattttacttttttcaagattttatgtgtctttatcactccaaattgaagaaatgaaaaaacacATAAATGAAGAGGATCCTAACCCATTTGCATGCGCTTCAACGATGTagattatccaaaaaaaaatccatgtagattatccaaaaaaaaatccataatgATAAACCAAAGTCctcaaatacatattttttgagaTAACACTACTTAATGTTAAAATACAATGGTTTTGTTTGAGACAACACTACTTGattggtttggttcagtttgaACTCAATGCACggagaaagaaaaagagtaaatcaatttaattggtttgttaacttttttttttttgagcaaatggTTTGTTAACTTGAATCTTCAGATTTATCatgtctttgattttttttggtgtccgggattcgaaccctgaaccttgcatatattatgaattatttttaccaactaagttaagctcacTGAGACATCATGTCCTTGATTTGATTCTAATATGGATGATGCCTAAATTGtgggtatttttttttctttcaaatatctTAATAGCAGAgtctcacacattttaaatgtgaaagTCTGgaggttcgaacctcaaccCCTACATAAAATTGTTCTTACATCTAAAAATTGAGATGTACTTACAAGACTATTGAATAATTTATCTAACCACCAATAAAAGTTAATCTTATGAGTAAATTTATAAATGGTAcccataaattaatttttattggctattgaataaatttataaGTGGCCTATACTTTTTTTATTCCACCCTAAAACAACCTTTTAACATATAACGTAACCATACTTGCAGCCATGTTTTTGTTCTAACGTTATCTATACTTGGAGCCATGTTTTTGTTTGGTCTAAATGTGGGTAGGTGGGCATATAGCTCAAACGATTGACCAATTGAAATTTAACTACCCcgattgaaattttaaaatatttagttggcACAAAATTCTCctctttttttattgctttAGAACTCTTTCCTCGTGACTTTTTCCCCAACTTATTCTTGATATATACATATAGTCATGTAAGGCTTGACTTTGACTTTCTATTAACTTTGTGTGTTCTACTTTAATACACCTTGTGCGAAGTAGGTCGATCACTCTTGATattgttaatatatctcattttagtttattcaaaaaagaaaagttatataaaacttgactaaaatatataaaaaataataattatacaaaATAACATCTTGTTGTAACTTCAACCCTACATTTCATTGATATTTATCTAACATGTTACGCTGCTCATCATAGTAGaagttaacattaatttcacATATTTCTTTTATCGAAGATAATTATATTTAAGATATATGAGATActaaatatgaatatatttatttagttgAGATTTGAAAGTTGATCTTTGAGAGTTTAATCCCATTTGTAATGTACAACTCAAGTTGGTAAATAACATGTTCTTATAGATGGCTATGCATGTACCTTAAGATTTCCCAAAATATTTTCCTAATAAAATATCATGAGTTATTGTGTATCTAACAAAAAGGGTAGATACTAAAGAAGGGTGTGTTCTTGTAAATCATGCGAGTATTTCCCACCAAACTCTCCTACAAGGCTGAGAGACGACCAGCCAGCCAGCCAGCCAACCatatagtatttatttattattaagaCCAAAGTtgtgtttgaaaaaatatataaaatgaaacAAGTGTTTGAGAGTGAAGCACGTGATGTTCAGCTACCTACCCTCCTCCAATGTTCACTATTTCCCTTCATATAAAACCATCTCACCCCAAATATATTATTTCCACCACAACAAACACTCTTCACTTCAGCCTTTTCCTTTTATACAACAAAGTACTGTGAACCATATCAAGATGGTGAGTGTATCTGAAATTCGCAAGGCTCAGAGGGCAGAAGGCCCTGCCACCATCATGGCCATTGGCACTGCAAATCCAGCCAACTGTGTTGAACAAAGCACATATCCTGATTTTTACTTCAAAATCACAAACAGTGAGCACAAAGTTGAActtaaagaaaaatttcaaCGCATGTGTAAGTATTCTTTTCttctatcttttatttttctaattatttgCATTAAAAGACCAATTATCATGTGATTGGTTTTGGTATTTCCCAAAAGTGGTTGTACTAATGTAATTTCTTTAACTACTTCAGGTGATAAATCCATGATCAAGAGGAGATACATGTATCTTACCgaagaaattttgaaagaaaatccaAGTGTATGTGAATACATGGCACCGTCATTGGATGCTAGGCAGGACATGGTGGTGGTAGAAGTACCTAGACTAGGAAAGGAGGCTGCAGTGAAAGCTATAAAAGAATGGGGCCAACCAAAATCAAAGATTACACACTTGATCTTTTGCACCACAAGTGGTGTAGACATGCCTGGCGCTGATTACCAACTCACCAAACTCTTAGGTCTTCGTCCATATGTGAAGAGGTATATGATGTACCAACAAGGATGTTTTGCAGGTGGGACGGTGCTTCGTTTGGCCAAGGACTTGGCTGAGAACAATAAAGGTGCTCGTGTGTTGGTTGTTTGTTCTGAAGTTACTGCAGTGACATTCCGTGGTCCTAGTGATACTCATTTGGACAGTCTTGTTGGACAAGCACTATTTGGAGATGGTGCTGCTGCACTCATTGTTGGTTCTGACCCAATACCAGAAATTGAGAAACCTATATTTGAGATGGTTTGGACTGCACAAACAATTGCTCCAGACAGTGAGGGAGCCATTGATGGTCACCTTCGTGAAGCTGGTCTAACATTTCACCTTCTTAAAGATGTTCCTGGGATTGTTTCAAAGAACATTGATAAAGCATTGGTCGAGGCTTTCCAACCATTAAACATCTCTGATTATAATTCAATCTTCTGGATTGCTCACCCAGGTGGACCCGCAATTCTAGACCAAGTTGAAGAaaagttaggcttaaaacctgAAAAAATGAAGGCCACTAGGGAAGTACTTAGTGAATATGGTAACATGTCAAGCGCATGTGTATTGTTCATCTTGGATGAGATGAGAAAGAAATCGGCTCAAGAGGGACTTAAAACCACAGGTGAAGGCCTTGACTGGGGTGTGTTGTTTGGCTTTGGACCTGGACTCACCATTGAAACAGTTGTTCTCCATAGCGTGGCTATATAAATTTcttgattgttttattttattgtattacTTTTAAACTTGAAATTCCATGTAAGAATAAAGACATAGTTCATGTACCATTGATGTTAAGACGAATATACTGTTTGtagcttcttctttttctcgcaaatattgttaattgattttattttagcatttgttacttatttaaaataaatatagtcacgccccttaactattaattaataacatatttgcataaaataataaggagaatgctaaccattaTTCTTGAGGCATTGAataaggggataaaaatagaaatatagcattgaaaaataatgaaaagtgataaatttaactttttaaaagtcaaaatgttaTTGAAACCAATagggcaatggttagcaagTCGCAAATGATAATTATATCTCcgatttttcatataaaaatgaGTATATGTCAAAAGTAGCTGATCTGAGTTGTGAATTAGGGGGACTTATTGACAAGCAGTTAGTTTTGGTGGCTTAATTGCTCTTTGGCAGTAGTTGTGCATTTTAGTTTTAGGAgaagattttgttttcttttcctctATAGTGCACTCAATTCCGGTTGATATTTGGTAGTTGTTATGTTTATTAGCATGTTCCTTTGTCCTCCTTGTATTTCTTGTTATATGAATATTCTCTATCAATAAattttttggattaaaaaatatat
Above is a genomic segment from Medicago truncatula cultivar Jemalong A17 chromosome 5, MtrunA17r5.0-ANR, whole genome shotgun sequence containing:
- the LOC11433721 gene encoding ERAD-associated E3 ubiquitin-protein ligase HRD1B, producing the protein MMRLKTYAGLSLMATLAIAYHAFNSRGQFYPAMVYLSTSKISLVLLLNMGLVIMCVLWQLTKKVFLGNLREAEVERLNEQSWREVMEILFAITIFRQDFSVTFLAMVTALLLIKALHWLAQKRVEYIETTPTVTTLSHIRIVSFMGFLLLLDSIFLYSSLKHLIQTWQASVSLFFAFEYMILATTTVSIFVKYVFYVTDILMEGQWDKKPVFTFYLDLVRDLLHLSMYLCFFFVIFVNYGIPLHLIRELYETFRNFKARIADYIRYRKITSNMNDRFPEATSEELNASDATCIICREEMTAAKKLICGHLFHVHCLRSWLERQHTCPTCRALVVPPENGTTVAGGQQGSQSDGHQQGTGSTGQTELGNGVATDSLSRHQARLQAAAAAASIYEKSYVYPPATSFVRSPGYTNYPPVAAESTSVDLNGEQASSQQAQNQFHIPGGPINAPFPSTGHFHYLPSQPYMAPLNYGEGFENDPNISKSQLEAHKKILQQQIEILQNQLQNLQSTEAKRSVDDGAPSSESKGKLSSSSEIQDGKA
- the LOC25494497 gene encoding chalcone synthase 9 — encoded protein: MVSVSEIRKAQRAEGPATIMAIGTANPANCVEQSTYPDFYFKITNSEHKVELKEKFQRMCDKSMIKRRYMYLTEEILKENPSVCEYMAPSLDARQDMVVVEVPRLGKEAAVKAIKEWGQPKSKITHLIFCTTSGVDMPGADYQLTKLLGLRPYVKRYMMYQQGCFAGGTVLRLAKDLAENNKGARVLVVCSEVTAVTFRGPSDTHLDSLVGQALFGDGAAALIVGSDPIPEIEKPIFEMVWTAQTIAPDSEGAIDGHLREAGLTFHLLKDVPGIVSKNIDKALVEAFQPLNISDYNSIFWIAHPGGPAILDQVEEKLGLKPEKMKATREVLSEYGNMSSACVLFILDEMRKKSAQEGLKTTGEGLDWGVLFGFGPGLTIETVVLHSVAI